From Virgibacillus natechei, the proteins below share one genomic window:
- a CDS encoding sigma 54-interacting transcriptional regulator: MKRVLIVGAGKGGTSLLKILYAAERMEIIAVVDHNKDAKGLALAKRYNISIDYDWKRWVDQNVDIIVEATGNENVLAEMIEVRKKNTVIIPGTVAYIISELFDEKELLLDRIKLQMNNQALILNNIRDGMIVINKQETVQFVNKSAERIVGYKKEECEGKHIRDVIPNTRLPEILINQRKEVNQKLSLENNKQVITTRIPMINADDHLIGAFAVFKDITEVVNLAEENTDLKEIKIMLEAIIQSSDEAISVVDETGHGLIVNPAYTRITGMKEADIVGEPAATDISEGESMHMKVLKTRRPVRGVRMKVGPNKKDVLVNVAPVIVDGKIKGSVGVLNDVSEIQSLTTELKRARQIIRNLEAKYTFDDIIGTSPEMKLALEQAKVGARTPATVLLRGESGTGKELFAHAIHNESDRKHNKFIRVNCAAIAESILESELFGYEEGAFSGAKHGGKKGLFEEANLGSIFLDEIGELSLKMQAKLLRVLQENEIVRVGGTDPIPLNVRIIAATNVNLEKAIMNKSFREDLYYRINRLPVFIPSLYERLAELPDLTEHIIQMINIDYGRNVRTIDHQALRTLQKYHWPGNIRELENVVGRAIIYMDMNEEVIRRHHIPELKNPSTKVKLESNTSSGGDLTLQDAVSQYEKDFISDAFRRNKFNKTKTAKELNISIRNLYYKMDKYKIEKTSMQ, from the coding sequence ATGAAACGAGTACTTATAGTTGGGGCTGGCAAGGGCGGGACATCTCTTTTAAAAATCTTATATGCTGCAGAACGCATGGAAATCATTGCTGTCGTTGATCATAATAAAGATGCAAAGGGATTGGCATTAGCCAAACGATATAATATATCAATTGATTATGATTGGAAACGCTGGGTAGATCAAAATGTTGATATCATTGTTGAAGCTACAGGGAACGAGAATGTTTTAGCCGAGATGATTGAAGTTAGAAAAAAAAATACCGTTATTATTCCTGGAACAGTTGCATACATAATATCCGAGCTTTTCGATGAAAAAGAGTTATTATTAGATCGAATAAAGCTCCAAATGAATAATCAAGCGTTAATTTTAAATAACATTCGTGACGGGATGATTGTAATCAACAAACAGGAAACTGTACAGTTTGTAAATAAGAGCGCTGAAAGGATTGTAGGGTACAAGAAAGAAGAATGTGAAGGCAAACATATTAGAGATGTGATACCAAATACAAGATTGCCCGAGATTCTTATAAATCAGAGAAAAGAAGTAAATCAAAAGCTCTCATTGGAAAATAACAAACAAGTAATTACAACTCGAATTCCGATGATAAATGCTGATGATCACCTAATAGGAGCTTTTGCTGTATTTAAAGATATCACAGAAGTTGTAAATTTAGCGGAAGAAAACACAGATCTAAAAGAAATAAAAATTATGTTAGAAGCTATCATCCAATCATCTGATGAAGCCATAAGTGTTGTAGATGAAACGGGACATGGGCTTATCGTTAACCCGGCATACACTCGAATTACCGGCATGAAAGAAGCGGATATAGTTGGGGAGCCAGCAGCTACCGATATTTCTGAAGGTGAGAGCATGCATATGAAGGTGCTTAAAACTAGACGGCCAGTTCGTGGGGTCCGTATGAAGGTTGGGCCAAACAAAAAAGATGTATTAGTAAATGTTGCGCCGGTGATAGTGGATGGAAAAATAAAAGGGAGTGTTGGTGTTCTAAACGATGTTTCTGAAATTCAATCTTTAACCACCGAATTAAAGCGGGCGCGGCAAATCATTCGGAATTTAGAGGCGAAATACACCTTTGATGATATTATCGGAACTTCTCCTGAAATGAAACTTGCACTGGAACAAGCTAAGGTAGGCGCCAGAACCCCTGCAACGGTTCTACTCAGGGGTGAATCCGGAACCGGAAAAGAGCTTTTTGCACATGCCATTCATAACGAGAGTGATCGAAAACACAATAAATTTATTAGGGTAAACTGTGCCGCTATCGCAGAATCTATATTGGAAAGTGAGCTTTTCGGGTATGAAGAAGGGGCCTTTTCTGGAGCGAAACATGGCGGTAAGAAGGGTCTGTTTGAAGAAGCAAATTTAGGAAGCATTTTTCTCGATGAAATCGGGGAACTCTCATTGAAAATGCAAGCGAAATTACTTCGAGTATTGCAAGAGAATGAAATTGTTCGTGTAGGAGGGACGGATCCTATACCGTTAAATGTACGAATAATTGCCGCCACTAATGTAAATTTGGAAAAAGCTATAATGAATAAAAGTTTTCGAGAGGACTTATATTATCGCATAAACAGACTACCTGTTTTTATTCCAAGCCTGTATGAAAGGTTAGCTGAATTGCCAGATTTAACTGAACATATTATTCAAATGATTAATATAGATTACGGAAGAAATGTACGCACAATAGATCACCAAGCATTACGTACCTTACAGAAATACCATTGGCCAGGAAATATTCGAGAACTTGAAAACGTGGTAGGACGAGCTATTATTTATATGGACATGAATGAAGAAGTAATAAGACGCCATCATATCCCTGAATTAAAAAATCCTTCTACAAAGGTAAAACTGGAAAGCAATACATCTTCTGGTGGGGATTTAACACTACAAGATGCTGTGAGCCAGTATGAAAAGGATTTTATTTCGGATGCTTTTAGACGAAACAAATTTAATAAAACTAAAACAGCCAAAGAATTAAATATATCCATTCGAAATCTTTATTATAAAATGGACAAATATAAAATAGAAAAAACAAGCATGCAATAA
- a CDS encoding DUF2627 family protein, producing the protein MVRIIAVLLLFIPGIVAAYGIKLMRDTLFNEFNPIFFHTGIQFFLGFIFFLGGLGFIGGFIVYRDKKRQRTKKQNKKAD; encoded by the coding sequence ATGGTTAGAATTATAGCTGTATTATTGCTGTTCATTCCAGGAATTGTAGCCGCATATGGAATAAAACTTATGCGTGATACATTATTCAATGAATTCAACCCGATTTTTTTTCATACGGGAATTCAATTTTTTCTAGGATTTATTTTTTTCTTAGGAGGACTTGGATTCATAGGTGGATTTATTGTGTACCGTGATAAGAAAAGGCAACGCACTAAAAAACAGAATAAAAAGGCAGATTAA
- a CDS encoding aspartate kinase, translating into MKVAKFGGSSVANATQIRKVGDIIKTDSTRKCIIVSAPGKRNSDDYKITDILIRLGNAFKNNVSYEEELNIVIDRFSEIIEELELPPSILMDIEESIQGVLTNNNYSTTMKLDALKATGEDSLAKILSAYLSSIGLESNYVNPKEAGIIVTNDPGNAQILDESFQNIYKLREKDGILVIPGFFGYTTNGGLITFSRGGSDITGSIVAAGVKADLYENFTDVNSVYTVNPKFVDNPKEITTLTYKEMRELSYAGFSVFHDEALIPAINEQIPVCIKNTNNPNLPGTHIIAEKKKDEKCVVGIASDTGFSSLYVSKYLMNQEVGFGRKLLQIIEDEDVSFEHAPSGIDDLSVIIRESKLTSEKENNIVQRIKNELNPGTVTIQKNLAMIMVVGEGLMNTVGIAEKATAAFSQADVNIVMINQGSSEVSLMFGVEKEDLARALQSLYSAFFD; encoded by the coding sequence ATGAAAGTAGCAAAATTTGGGGGGAGTTCCGTTGCAAATGCAACGCAGATACGAAAAGTTGGGGATATAATTAAAACAGATTCAACCCGGAAATGCATTATCGTATCAGCACCAGGAAAAAGGAACAGTGATGATTACAAGATTACAGATATTTTAATACGTTTGGGGAATGCTTTTAAAAATAATGTTTCCTATGAAGAAGAATTAAATATTGTTATCGACCGTTTTAGTGAAATCATCGAAGAATTAGAACTTCCTCCATCCATTTTAATGGACATTGAAGAATCCATTCAAGGTGTATTAACAAATAACAATTATTCCACTACAATGAAGTTAGATGCTTTAAAAGCAACTGGAGAGGACAGTTTAGCTAAAATACTCAGTGCTTATTTAAGTTCAATAGGCTTAGAGTCCAATTACGTAAATCCGAAAGAAGCAGGGATAATCGTAACAAATGATCCGGGTAATGCACAAATACTTGATGAAAGTTTTCAAAACATCTATAAACTACGTGAAAAAGACGGAATATTAGTTATTCCAGGGTTTTTCGGCTACACAACTAATGGTGGATTAATTACTTTTTCACGGGGGGGATCCGATATAACGGGGTCCATTGTTGCTGCAGGCGTAAAAGCAGACCTATATGAGAACTTTACGGATGTAAACTCTGTTTATACCGTTAACCCTAAATTTGTCGACAATCCTAAAGAAATAACGACTTTAACCTATAAAGAGATGCGTGAATTATCGTATGCTGGTTTTTCTGTATTTCATGATGAAGCATTGATACCAGCTATTAACGAACAAATTCCAGTATGTATCAAGAATACGAACAATCCTAACCTACCAGGAACACATATCATTGCAGAAAAAAAGAAAGACGAGAAGTGTGTTGTTGGAATAGCTAGTGACACTGGCTTTAGTAGTTTATATGTCAGTAAATACTTAATGAACCAGGAAGTTGGATTTGGGCGGAAACTGTTACAAATTATTGAAGATGAAGACGTATCCTTTGAACATGCTCCATCCGGAATTGATGACCTTTCCGTTATTATCCGAGAGAGCAAGCTCACATCCGAGAAAGAAAATAACATCGTACAACGTATTAAAAATGAACTTAATCCAGGTACAGTAACGATACAAAAAAACTTAGCAATGATTATGGTTGTAGGTGAAGGCTTAATGAATACGGTAGGTATTGCAGAAAAAGCAACTGCTGCATTTTCTCAAGCAGATGTAAATATCGTAATGATTAATCAAGGTTCTTCAGAAGTATCTCTAATGTTCGGAGTAGAAAAAGAAGACCTCGCTCGTGCACTTCAATCCTTATATTCAGCCTTTTTTGATTAG
- the spo0A gene encoding sporulation transcription factor Spo0A — protein sequence MDKITVGLVDDNKELLQLMEEYFEEQSDIEVIGTAYNGRDCLIMLEDSEPDVLVLDIIMPHIDGLAVLNNIREMERKNKPNVIMLTAFGQEEVMKKAVDLGASYFILKPFDLDNLADQIRQVNGNNVFTSNSNNVTQKARKKLDLESSITNIIHEIGVPAHIKGYMYLREAITMVYNDIELLGSITKVLYPDIAKNFNTTASRVERAIRHAIEVAWSRGNIDSISALFGYTVSISKAKPTNSEFIAMVADRLRLEHKAS from the coding sequence GTGGATAAGATTACGGTAGGATTAGTTGATGATAATAAAGAATTGTTACAGTTAATGGAGGAGTATTTCGAGGAACAATCAGATATTGAAGTAATTGGTACTGCGTACAATGGCAGAGACTGTTTAATTATGTTGGAGGACTCAGAACCGGACGTATTAGTATTAGACATTATTATGCCCCATATAGATGGATTAGCGGTATTAAACAATATACGAGAGATGGAGAGAAAAAATAAGCCGAATGTTATTATGCTGACAGCATTTGGTCAGGAAGAAGTAATGAAAAAAGCTGTCGACTTGGGCGCTTCTTATTTTATTTTAAAGCCGTTTGATTTGGATAATTTAGCAGATCAGATACGTCAAGTAAATGGGAATAATGTTTTTACATCTAATTCAAATAATGTTACGCAAAAAGCACGCAAGAAACTGGATTTGGAATCGAGCATAACAAATATAATTCATGAAATTGGAGTTCCAGCACATATTAAAGGATATATGTATTTACGAGAAGCAATTACGATGGTATATAACGATATAGAACTTCTTGGCTCTATTACGAAGGTCCTTTATCCGGATATCGCCAAGAACTTTAATACAACAGCCTCTCGTGTAGAAAGGGCGATACGACATGCTATAGAAGTAGCGTGGAGCAGGGGCAACATTGATTCAATTTCAGCATTGTTTGGATATACGGTAAGTATCTCAAAAGCAAAACCAACAAATTCAGAGTTTATTGCAATGGTCGCTGACCGTTTACGGCTGGAGCATAAAGCAAGTTAA
- the spoIVB gene encoding SpoIVB peptidase gives MKRKQSNNSRIFIGIVLLIAFLAVPFLTPLQNYLSIPTDMVTFNNESSLEVPDLGDNVQVDATDKSIQALDTDTPGFDIDGAGRTSQLVYEIAGFPIKKVNLSVLDDIKVTPGGQSIGVNLHTQGVLVVGHHQVDSGNENDVLSPGEDAEIEVGDIILKINGESIEDMESVKPIVTEAGENEEKLNITIKRGEEQIDTTLQPIMDKQNEYKIGLYIRDSAAGIGTMTFHEPESDKYGALGHVISDMDTKKPIEIHDGTIVRSSVSSIEKGNNGTPGEKQARFSVKENEIGTITKNSPFGIFGELNDTITNESHDEPMPVALSHEVKEGPAKILTVVEDEKVEEFEVEVVSSVPQKFPATKGMVIQITDEELLKETGGIVQGMSGSPIIQDDKIIGAVTHVFVNDPTSGYGVHIEWMLEEAGINIYKEEQEKTG, from the coding sequence TTGAAAAGAAAACAGTCAAATAATAGTAGGATTTTTATAGGGATTGTGCTCCTTATTGCCTTTTTAGCAGTTCCGTTTTTAACCCCGTTACAAAATTACCTTTCCATTCCAACTGATATGGTAACCTTTAATAACGAATCTTCACTGGAGGTTCCAGATTTAGGGGATAATGTTCAAGTAGATGCAACTGATAAAAGTATCCAAGCATTAGACACTGACACACCAGGATTTGATATTGACGGAGCTGGTAGAACGAGCCAATTGGTTTATGAAATTGCCGGATTCCCAATTAAAAAGGTCAATTTATCTGTTTTAGATGATATTAAAGTTACCCCGGGAGGTCAATCCATTGGAGTTAACCTTCATACACAAGGAGTACTTGTAGTCGGGCATCATCAAGTGGATAGCGGCAACGAGAATGATGTATTGTCGCCAGGCGAGGATGCAGAGATAGAAGTTGGAGACATTATACTGAAAATCAATGGAGAATCAATTGAAGACATGGAAAGCGTCAAACCAATAGTAACTGAAGCAGGAGAAAATGAAGAAAAGTTAAATATAACCATTAAAAGAGGCGAAGAGCAAATCGATACGACACTGCAGCCAATAATGGATAAGCAAAACGAATATAAAATTGGTTTATATATTAGAGATTCTGCCGCTGGTATTGGAACAATGACATTTCATGAACCTGAATCAGATAAATATGGTGCACTTGGACATGTTATATCTGACATGGACACTAAAAAGCCAATCGAAATTCATGATGGAACGATTGTAAGGTCATCCGTGAGCTCAATTGAAAAAGGAAATAACGGAACACCTGGTGAGAAGCAAGCCAGATTCTCCGTAAAAGAAAATGAAATAGGAACTATTACCAAAAATAGTCCATTTGGCATCTTTGGAGAGTTAAATGATACCATTACAAATGAAAGTCATGACGAACCGATGCCGGTAGCATTATCACATGAAGTAAAGGAAGGGCCTGCAAAGATTTTAACAGTAGTTGAAGATGAAAAAGTGGAAGAATTTGAAGTAGAAGTGGTAAGTAGTGTTCCTCAAAAATTCCCTGCAACAAAAGGAATGGTTATTCAAATAACAGATGAGGAATTACTGAAAGAAACAGGCGGCATTGTTCAAGGAATGAGCGGAAGTCCGATTATACAAGATGATAAAATTATCGGTGCTGTTACGCATGTTTTTGTAAATGATCCTACTTCTGGTTACGGTGTTCATATTGAATGGATGCTGGAGGAGGCAGGAATTAATATATATAAGGAAGAACAAGAAAAGACTGGCTAA
- the recN gene encoding DNA repair protein RecN, with the protein MLTELSIRDFAIIDEVSITFNEGLTVLTGETGAGKSIIIDAVQLLAGGRGSIDYVRHGAKKAEIEGLFTIDNKNHPIYHVGSQYGIEIPGEQLVLQRTITANGKSICRVNSKLVTLAILKEFGKKLIDIHSQHETQSLMDPENHIELLDMYDPEPISKAKEEYTDLFNKLSSLKARYKKFSENEQEMAHRLDLLQFQMKELEQANLVPNEDDDLEEERTSLANYEKIHHALQDAYNALYGEQKGLEWLNQAQLALQDSSSYDPFIAQKAEEVSSNYFVLEELTYDLRNHIESLQYSPDRLNEIESRLNEINRLKKKYGATVNDILEYMAKIEEEIEEITNKDSHLSHLAQQINETAKDVYLEAKQLHDIRRKASESLMKAIHEELKELYLEKASFSISFDHKQNEQAIHDDDYMSIDLHKNGFDRIRFLISTNTGEPLKPLNKVASGGELSRIMLVLKNIFAKHQGVTSVIFDEVDTGVSGRVAQAMAEKIFQISSDSQVLCITHLPQVAAMADTHKFIEKREGKNRTATIVSELPMEDQVEELSRMITGTELTDTAKEHGRELLDLASIFKKNKDKNNKKSRY; encoded by the coding sequence ATGCTAACGGAATTGTCTATTCGTGATTTTGCTATTATTGATGAGGTGTCTATTACGTTTAATGAGGGGCTTACTGTATTGACAGGAGAAACTGGTGCAGGTAAGTCAATAATTATTGATGCGGTTCAATTATTAGCAGGTGGACGAGGATCTATAGATTATGTAAGACATGGAGCCAAAAAAGCTGAAATAGAAGGGCTATTCACAATCGATAATAAAAACCATCCAATTTATCATGTAGGTAGTCAATATGGGATCGAAATACCGGGTGAACAGTTGGTTTTACAGCGAACCATAACTGCAAACGGAAAAAGTATATGCAGAGTTAATAGTAAATTGGTAACGTTGGCGATTTTAAAAGAATTTGGTAAGAAACTTATTGATATACATAGTCAGCATGAAACGCAATCACTAATGGATCCAGAAAATCATATTGAATTACTGGATATGTATGATCCAGAACCAATATCAAAAGCTAAAGAAGAATATACAGATTTATTTAATAAACTCTCCTCCTTAAAAGCACGATATAAAAAATTTAGTGAAAATGAGCAAGAGATGGCTCATCGTCTCGATTTACTGCAATTTCAAATGAAAGAGCTCGAACAGGCCAACCTGGTGCCTAATGAAGATGACGATCTAGAAGAAGAAAGAACGTCCTTAGCTAATTATGAAAAGATACATCATGCACTCCAAGACGCATACAATGCCTTATACGGTGAACAAAAAGGACTGGAATGGTTGAACCAGGCTCAACTTGCCCTACAAGACAGTAGTAGTTATGATCCGTTTATTGCCCAAAAAGCTGAAGAGGTCTCCAGTAATTATTTTGTTCTTGAAGAATTAACGTATGATTTACGTAATCATATTGAAAGTCTTCAATACAGTCCTGATCGTTTAAATGAAATAGAGTCACGATTGAATGAAATAAACAGGTTGAAAAAGAAATATGGTGCAACAGTAAACGATATCCTTGAATATATGGCAAAAATCGAGGAAGAGATTGAAGAAATAACGAATAAAGATTCCCACTTATCTCATTTGGCTCAGCAAATAAATGAAACCGCTAAGGATGTATATTTAGAAGCAAAGCAACTGCATGACATTCGTCGAAAAGCCTCTGAATCATTAATGAAAGCTATACATGAAGAGTTAAAAGAACTATATTTGGAGAAAGCATCATTTTCTATTTCATTTGATCATAAACAAAATGAACAAGCTATCCATGACGATGATTATATGTCCATAGATTTACATAAAAATGGATTTGATCGTATTCGATTTTTAATATCTACAAACACAGGTGAACCATTAAAACCTTTAAATAAAGTAGCATCAGGCGGAGAACTTTCACGAATCATGCTTGTACTTAAAAATATTTTTGCTAAGCATCAAGGTGTTACGAGTGTTATTTTTGATGAAGTAGATACGGGTGTAAGTGGGCGTGTAGCACAAGCAATGGCGGAAAAAATATTTCAAATATCAAGCGACTCCCAAGTGTTATGTATTACGCATCTACCGCAAGTTGCTGCAATGGCTGATACGCACAAATTCATCGAAAAGCGTGAAGGAAAGAATCGTACAGCAACAATTGTGTCTGAATTACCAATGGAAGACCAAGTTGAAGAATTAAGCAGAATGATTACAGGAACAGAATTAACGGATACAGCAAAAGAGCATGGAAGAGAACTACTCGACTTAGCATCTATTTTTAAAAAAAATAAGGATAAAAATAATAAAAAATCCAGATACTAG
- the ahrC gene encoding transcriptional regulator AhrC/ArgR codes for MSKIQRHIKIRELITEDEIDTQDELVELLKNLGYNVTQATVSRDIKELHLVKVPSTNGKYKYSLPADQRFNPLEKLKRLIMDAFVKIDHASHFIVLSTLPGNAHAIGVLIDNLNWEEIMGTICGDDTCLIICRTEEDTEIIKERFLGML; via the coding sequence ATGAGTAAGATTCAGCGTCATATAAAAATACGTGAATTAATCACTGAAGATGAAATAGATACACAGGATGAACTAGTAGAACTCTTAAAGAACCTGGGATACAATGTAACCCAAGCAACAGTTTCCCGCGACATAAAAGAACTCCATCTTGTAAAAGTACCTTCAACAAATGGCAAATACAAGTATAGCTTGCCAGCTGACCAACGGTTTAATCCATTGGAAAAATTAAAACGTTTAATTATGGATGCATTTGTGAAGATAGATCATGCCAGTCATTTTATCGTGTTAAGTACACTCCCAGGTAATGCTCATGCTATAGGCGTATTAATTGATAATTTGAACTGGGAAGAAATTATGGGAACAATATGTGGTGACGATACATGTTTAATTATTTGTAGAACAGAAGAAGATACTGAAATTATTAAGGAACGTTTTCTAGGTATGCTGTAA
- a CDS encoding TlyA family RNA methyltransferase, translating into MTKKRLDELLVDKNLIETNDKAKRIIMAGLVFSEQNRLDKPGMKVDESIPITIKGRSIPYVGRGGLKLKKALNHFSITATGKTMLDVGSSTGGFTDCALQNGALLSYAVDVGYNQLDWKLRNDDRVIVMERTNFRYVTPDMLRHGTPNLASIDVSFISLKLILPVLKNLLTPNGDVIALIKPQFEAHRDEVGNKGIVRDKRVHQRVLKKIIEFATDEQYELYDLTHSPITGGDGNIEFLVYLGWKKPNRGRIITDQELEQKVDEAHGELNSIARK; encoded by the coding sequence ATGACTAAAAAACGTTTGGATGAATTATTAGTTGATAAAAATTTAATAGAAACAAATGATAAGGCGAAACGAATTATTATGGCTGGGCTTGTTTTTTCCGAACAAAACCGCTTGGATAAGCCGGGCATGAAGGTTGATGAATCCATACCTATAACTATTAAAGGAAGGTCAATCCCATACGTAGGTCGTGGTGGTTTAAAGCTTAAAAAAGCATTAAATCATTTTTCGATAACAGCTACTGGTAAAACAATGTTGGATGTAGGTTCCTCGACTGGAGGATTTACTGATTGCGCACTGCAAAATGGTGCGCTGCTTAGTTACGCAGTTGATGTTGGGTATAATCAATTAGATTGGAAATTAAGAAATGACGACAGGGTTATCGTGATGGAGCGAACTAACTTTCGTTACGTGACACCAGACATGCTCAGGCATGGAACACCTAATTTAGCATCAATTGACGTCTCTTTTATATCGTTAAAATTAATATTACCAGTACTTAAGAATCTATTGACGCCTAATGGTGATGTTATAGCACTTATAAAGCCACAATTTGAAGCTCATAGAGATGAAGTTGGTAATAAAGGTATTGTACGTGATAAGCGTGTACACCAACGTGTTTTAAAAAAAATTATTGAATTTGCAACCGATGAACAATATGAATTGTATGATCTTACACACTCTCCCATCACAGGAGGGGATGGAAATATTGAATTTTTGGTTTATTTAGGATGGAAAAAGCCAAATAGAGGCCGTATAATAACGGATCAAGAATTAGAACAGAAAGTAGATGAAGCACATGGTGAATTGAATTCAATTGCACGTAAATAA
- a CDS encoding polyprenyl synthetase family protein encodes MAEKLTEYINHNKKIIQDALKNYLYHLDIPKPIKESMLYSVEGGGKRLRPILLLASYEAYSENVNKALSSAVALELIHTYSLIHDDLPALDNDDFRRGEPTNHKVFDEATSILAGDALLTYSFEIISNDPLLADNQKVELMKKLSYSSGPAGMVGGQILDIKAENKPITLTELENVHALKTGELLMFATYAGAYLGNASKDQLTHLQKFAYYLGLIFQVQDDILDVTGDPDKVGRPIGSDEGNEKSTFPKLLGLEGAKTQKQEYVDIAKRELIKADAQNTFLMTLTDYFSQRDH; translated from the coding sequence GTGGCCGAAAAACTTACTGAATATATAAACCATAATAAAAAAATAATTCAGGATGCATTAAAGAATTATCTTTATCATTTGGATATTCCCAAACCCATTAAGGAATCCATGCTCTATTCCGTAGAAGGTGGCGGGAAAAGACTGAGACCAATATTATTATTGGCTAGCTATGAAGCATACAGTGAAAATGTGAATAAAGCTCTTTCATCAGCTGTGGCTTTAGAGTTAATTCATACATACTCGCTTATTCATGATGATCTTCCAGCACTAGATAACGATGACTTTCGACGTGGCGAACCAACGAATCATAAGGTATTTGATGAGGCGACATCAATCTTGGCTGGGGATGCGTTACTAACATATAGTTTCGAAATAATATCAAATGACCCTCTTTTAGCAGATAATCAAAAAGTGGAACTTATGAAAAAATTGTCTTATTCCAGTGGTCCTGCAGGAATGGTAGGTGGTCAAATATTGGATATAAAAGCAGAAAACAAGCCAATTACACTTACAGAACTTGAAAATGTTCATGCTCTAAAAACAGGTGAATTATTGATGTTTGCTACCTATGCAGGAGCGTATCTTGGAAATGCATCAAAAGATCAATTGACCCACTTACAGAAGTTTGCTTATTATTTAGGTCTTATTTTTCAAGTACAGGATGATATTTTGGATGTTACGGGGGATCCAGATAAAGTCGGTAGACCTATTGGAAGTGATGAGGGTAATGAAAAAAGTACATTCCCTAAACTTCTGGGACTAGAGGGTGCTAAAACACAAAAACAAGAATATGTTGATATCGCGAAAAGGGAGTTAATAAAAGCAGATGCACAAAACACCTTTTTAATGACACTTACGGATTACTTTAGTCAAAGGGATCATTAA
- the xseB gene encoding exodeoxyribonuclease VII small subunit — translation MTKEENTFEEAMKKLEEIVEKLEEGDVPLEKAINYYQEGMTLTKQCNDKLKNVQDKMTQIMNEQGELEQFEIQEEE, via the coding sequence ATGACTAAAGAAGAAAACACCTTTGAAGAGGCAATGAAGAAACTTGAAGAAATTGTTGAAAAATTGGAGGAAGGGGACGTCCCTTTAGAAAAAGCAATTAATTATTACCAAGAGGGAATGACCCTTACAAAACAATGTAATGACAAATTAAAAAATGTTCAAGATAAAATGACGCAAATTATGAATGAGCAAGGAGAACTTGAGCAGTTTGAAATCCAGGAGGAAGAATAA